A genomic window from Arthrobacter globiformis includes:
- a CDS encoding glucose-6-phosphate dehydrogenase assembly protein OpcA, whose protein sequence is MIVDLPNTTTSNVSKKIQSLREQGGVIALGRVLTLVVVTKSGLEEEAIEAANEASREHPCRIIVLADAGSSAPNRLDAQIRVGGDAGASEVIVLRGFGELAEESESLVAALLLPDAPIVAWWPHGAPKNASETSIGRIAHRRITDSANEAEPQVALENIRNTYKAGDTDLAWTRLTNWRIQLAAVLDQADSSPVTAVAVEGASDSPSTILLAAWLTLSLDAPVTIVADPAGTGIRRVRLTRPGGDVQLFRPGLSIAELTQPGQPAQRISLPRRSLRDCLAEELRRLDPDEVFGEVITIGLPRTNLRSVRPSER, encoded by the coding sequence ATGATCGTAGACCTGCCGAACACCACCACCTCGAACGTTTCCAAGAAGATCCAGTCCCTGCGCGAGCAGGGCGGCGTGATCGCCCTTGGCCGCGTCCTGACCCTCGTGGTGGTCACCAAATCCGGGCTCGAGGAAGAAGCGATCGAGGCGGCCAATGAGGCCAGCCGCGAACACCCCTGCCGGATCATCGTGCTCGCCGACGCCGGCTCGTCCGCGCCGAACCGGCTCGACGCGCAGATCCGGGTCGGCGGTGACGCCGGCGCGTCCGAGGTCATCGTGCTGCGCGGCTTCGGTGAGCTCGCCGAGGAAAGCGAGTCCCTCGTCGCCGCGCTGCTGCTGCCCGACGCCCCGATCGTGGCCTGGTGGCCACACGGGGCACCGAAAAACGCGTCCGAAACCTCGATCGGACGCATCGCACACCGCCGCATCACCGATTCGGCGAACGAGGCCGAACCCCAGGTGGCCCTGGAGAACATCCGGAACACCTATAAGGCCGGCGATACCGACCTCGCCTGGACCCGGCTGACGAACTGGCGCATCCAGCTCGCCGCGGTCCTGGACCAGGCCGACTCCTCGCCCGTCACCGCTGTCGCGGTCGAAGGCGCCTCGGACTCGCCCAGCACCATCCTGCTCGCGGCCTGGCTCACCCTGTCCCTGGACGCCCCGGTCACGATCGTCGCCGACCCGGCCGGCACCGGCATCCGCCGGGTCCGGCTCACCCGCCCCGGCGGCGACGTCCAACTTTTCCGCCCCGGACTCTCCATCGCCGAACTCACCCAACCAGGCCAACCCGCACAACGGATCTCGCTGCCACGGCGCAGCCTCCGCGACTGCCTCGCCGAAGAACTGCGCCGCCTCGACCCCGACGAAGTGTTCGGCGAAGTGATTACTATTGGACTGCCCCGTACCAATCTAAGGAGTGTCCGTCCCAGTGAGCGCTGA
- the zwf gene encoding glucose-6-phosphate dehydrogenase, which yields MPDTLNGKRSAVRSGNPLRDPRDRRLNRIAGPSSLVLFGVTGDLARKKLMPAVYDLANRGLLPPSFALVGFGRRDWDNEDFAAEVKDAVKSYARTPFDEAVWNQLSEGIRFVQGAFDDDSAFERLGETIKELDENRGTRGNHAFYLSIPPKAFEQVCRQLSKHGLAQAEGEKWRRVVIEKPFGHDLESARQLNDIVESVFPQDAVFRIDHYLGKETVQNILALRFANQLFEPLWNANYVDHVQITMAEDIGTGGRAGYYDGVGAARDVIQNHLLQLLALTAMEEPISFNADDLRAEKEKVLAAVRLPEDLSTHSARGQFAGGWQGGEQVQGYLEEEGIPADSTTETYAAIRVDINTRRWNGVPFYLRAGKRLGRRVTEIAVVFKRAPNLLFRDHSDDDFGQNAVVIRVQPDEGATIRFGSKVPGTQMEVRDVTMDFGYGHSFTESSPEAYERLILDVLLGEPPLFPRHEEVELSWKILDPFEEYWAGLGEQPEPYAPGSWGPASADELLARDGRTWRRP from the coding sequence ATGCCAGATACTTTGAACGGCAAGAGGTCAGCGGTCCGGTCCGGGAACCCTTTGCGGGATCCGCGGGACCGGCGGCTGAACCGGATTGCCGGACCGTCCTCGCTTGTGCTCTTCGGAGTCACGGGGGACCTTGCCCGTAAGAAGCTCATGCCGGCCGTGTATGACCTCGCCAACCGTGGCCTGCTGCCGCCCAGCTTCGCGCTGGTCGGTTTCGGCCGGCGGGACTGGGACAACGAGGACTTCGCCGCGGAGGTGAAGGACGCCGTGAAGTCCTACGCACGGACCCCGTTTGATGAGGCGGTCTGGAACCAGCTCTCCGAGGGCATCCGGTTCGTGCAGGGCGCGTTCGACGACGATTCGGCGTTTGAGCGGCTCGGCGAGACGATCAAGGAACTCGACGAGAACCGCGGAACCCGCGGCAACCACGCGTTCTACCTCTCGATCCCGCCGAAGGCCTTCGAGCAGGTCTGCCGGCAGCTCTCCAAGCACGGCCTGGCGCAAGCCGAGGGCGAGAAGTGGCGGCGCGTGGTCATCGAGAAGCCGTTCGGGCACGACCTCGAATCCGCCCGGCAGCTGAACGACATCGTCGAATCGGTGTTCCCGCAGGACGCGGTGTTCCGGATCGACCATTACCTGGGCAAGGAGACGGTCCAGAACATCTTGGCGCTGCGCTTCGCGAACCAGCTGTTCGAGCCGTTGTGGAACGCGAACTACGTGGACCATGTGCAGATCACCATGGCCGAGGACATTGGCACCGGCGGCCGGGCGGGGTATTACGACGGCGTGGGTGCGGCCCGCGACGTGATCCAGAACCACCTGCTGCAGCTGCTCGCGTTGACGGCGATGGAGGAGCCCATTTCCTTCAACGCCGATGACCTGCGGGCGGAGAAGGAAAAGGTCCTGGCTGCGGTGAGGCTCCCGGAGGACCTGTCCACGCATTCGGCGCGCGGGCAGTTCGCGGGCGGCTGGCAGGGCGGGGAGCAGGTCCAGGGGTATCTGGAAGAAGAGGGCATCCCGGCCGACTCGACCACCGAAACCTATGCCGCGATCCGGGTGGACATCAACACCCGGCGCTGGAACGGGGTGCCGTTCTACCTGCGCGCCGGCAAGCGGCTCGGCCGCCGGGTGACGGAAATCGCGGTGGTGTTCAAGCGGGCACCGAACCTGCTGTTCCGGGACCACAGCGACGACGATTTCGGGCAGAACGCCGTGGTGATCCGGGTCCAGCCCGACGAGGGCGCCACGATCCGGTTCGGGTCCAAGGTCCCCGGCACCCAGATGGAGGTCCGGGACGTGACGATGGACTTCGGCTACGGGCACTCGTTCACCGAGTCCAGCCCCGAAGCCTACGAGCGGCTGATCCTGGACGTGCTCCTCGGTGAGCCGCCGCTGTTCCCGCGGCACGAGGAAGTGGAGCTGTCCTGGAAGATCCTGGACCCCTTCGAAGAGTACTGGGCCGGCCTGGGCGAACAGCCCGAGCCGTACGCGCCCGGCAGCTGGGGCCCGGCCTCGGCTGACGAGCTGCTCGCCCGCGACGGACGCACCTGGAGAAGGCCATGA
- a CDS encoding glucose-6-phosphate isomerase, whose translation MSTLSYDATGAARKALEQHLPALVEDRVATRIFAKDHTLWGSDAESESAIRLGWVEAATVSRPLVDGILELRDALKAEGVTRIVLCGMGGSSLAPEVIAGTAGVELTVLDSTDPEQVGAALADRLTETAIVVSSKSGSTLETDSQRRIFEHAFTEAGLDAKSRIIVVTDPGSPLDKASRDAGYRAVFNADPNVGGRYSALTAFGLVPSGLAGVDIAALLDEAEEAAEILNEDAPENIGLALGAVLGGTNPLRNKVVIAENGSGIVGFADWAEQLIAESTGKLGTGILPVVAGPNAPEVSSGAEDVLVVRLVSADADVELGENEVAIAGGLASQMMVWEFATAVAGRLLGINPFDQPDVEAAKVAARGLLDAQPEPTPAAFVDGAIEVRGGEWLGDAATAADAVAALLAQLGGDGYLSVQAYFDRLAYAQLEGVRDDLAAVSGRPVTFGWGPRFLHSTGQFHKGGPAIGVFLQVTAASAQDLAIPERPFTFGELIAAQAAGDAQVLGEHGRPVLRLHLTDRAAGVAQLQEIVSSLASKAASATES comes from the coding sequence ATGAGCACACTCAGCTACGACGCCACCGGTGCCGCCCGGAAGGCTCTTGAGCAGCACCTGCCCGCCCTCGTGGAAGACCGCGTCGCCACGCGCATTTTCGCCAAGGACCACACCCTGTGGGGTTCAGATGCGGAATCCGAGTCGGCCATCCGCCTTGGCTGGGTCGAGGCGGCCACCGTCTCCCGGCCTCTGGTGGACGGCATCCTGGAACTCCGGGATGCCCTGAAGGCCGAGGGGGTGACCCGGATTGTGCTTTGCGGCATGGGCGGGTCCTCCCTTGCTCCGGAAGTCATCGCCGGCACCGCTGGCGTCGAGCTGACTGTGCTGGACAGCACCGACCCCGAACAGGTCGGTGCTGCCCTCGCGGACCGTCTGACGGAAACCGCCATCGTGGTTTCCTCGAAGTCCGGTTCGACCCTGGAAACCGATTCGCAGCGCCGGATCTTCGAGCACGCCTTCACCGAGGCCGGCCTCGATGCCAAGAGCCGCATCATCGTGGTGACCGATCCCGGTTCCCCGCTGGACAAGGCGTCCCGCGACGCCGGGTACCGTGCCGTGTTCAACGCGGACCCGAACGTGGGCGGCCGGTACTCGGCCCTGACGGCGTTCGGGCTGGTCCCCTCCGGCCTGGCCGGCGTGGACATCGCTGCCCTGCTGGACGAGGCAGAGGAAGCCGCCGAGATCCTGAACGAGGACGCACCCGAGAACATCGGGCTCGCCCTCGGTGCAGTGCTCGGCGGCACCAACCCGCTGCGCAACAAGGTCGTCATCGCGGAGAACGGCTCCGGTATCGTCGGATTCGCTGACTGGGCCGAGCAGCTCATCGCCGAATCTACGGGCAAGCTCGGCACCGGCATCCTGCCGGTGGTCGCCGGGCCGAACGCTCCGGAGGTTAGCTCCGGCGCTGAAGACGTCCTGGTGGTCCGGCTCGTCAGCGCGGATGCCGACGTCGAACTGGGCGAGAACGAAGTTGCCATTGCCGGCGGGCTTGCCTCGCAGATGATGGTGTGGGAATTCGCCACCGCTGTGGCCGGGCGCCTGCTGGGCATCAACCCGTTTGACCAGCCCGACGTCGAAGCCGCCAAGGTGGCTGCCCGCGGACTGCTGGACGCACAGCCGGAACCGACACCGGCTGCCTTCGTCGACGGCGCGATCGAGGTCCGCGGCGGCGAGTGGCTGGGCGACGCTGCCACGGCAGCCGATGCTGTTGCTGCGCTGTTGGCGCAGCTGGGCGGCGACGGCTACCTGAGCGTCCAGGCCTACTTCGACCGCCTGGCCTACGCGCAGCTCGAGGGCGTCCGGGACGACCTCGCCGCCGTGAGCGGCCGTCCGGTCACCTTCGGCTGGGGACCGCGCTTCCTGCACTCCACCGGCCAGTTCCACAAGGGCGGCCCCGCCATCGGTGTCTTCCTGCAGGTCACCGCGGCGTCCGCGCAGGACCTCGCCATTCCGGAGCGTCCGTTCACCTTCGGCGAGCTGATCGCGGCCCAGGCTGCCGGTGACGCCCAGGTGCTGGGCGAGCACGGCCGGCCCGTTCTGCGCCTGCACCTCACCGACCGCGCAGCGGGCGTGGCCCAGCTGCAGGAGATCGTTTCGTCGCTGGCCAGCAAGGCAGCATCCGCCACTGAGAGCTAA
- the tal gene encoding transaldolase, with product MTSTPTQQLSDAGVSIWLDDLSRGRLKTGTLQKLIEEKNVVGVTTNPSIFHAAITSGTDYDAVIAKEAAAGASIEETIFEITTTDVADACDLFAPIAAATKGVDGRVSIEVDPRLAWDTAGTIAEAKHLYKKVNRDNVHIKIPATLEGLEAITATLAEGISVNVTLIFSLERYRAVINAFQSGLEQAKDNGHDLSKIHSVASFFVSRVDTEIDKRLDAIGTEEAKALKGKAGVANARLAYQVYEELFSTERWAVLAEAGALPQRPLWASTGVKDPAYPDTLYVTELVAPGVVNTMPEKTLDATFDHGVVTGDTVTNGYDEANATLNALDALGISYNEVVALLESEGLDKFVASWKELLADVEGALATARKAS from the coding sequence ATGACTAGCACTCCCACCCAGCAGCTTTCCGACGCCGGCGTATCCATCTGGCTCGACGACCTCTCCCGGGGCCGCCTGAAGACCGGCACGCTGCAGAAGCTGATCGAAGAGAAGAACGTTGTGGGTGTCACCACGAACCCCAGCATCTTCCACGCCGCCATCACCTCCGGCACGGACTACGACGCCGTCATCGCCAAGGAGGCCGCTGCAGGCGCCTCCATCGAAGAGACCATCTTCGAGATCACGACGACGGACGTCGCCGACGCCTGCGACCTCTTCGCCCCGATCGCCGCCGCCACCAAAGGTGTCGACGGCCGTGTCTCCATCGAGGTGGACCCCCGCCTGGCCTGGGACACCGCCGGCACCATCGCCGAAGCGAAGCACCTCTACAAGAAGGTCAACCGCGACAACGTCCACATCAAGATCCCGGCCACGCTTGAGGGCCTGGAAGCCATTACGGCAACCCTGGCCGAGGGCATCAGCGTGAACGTGACCCTGATCTTCTCGCTGGAGCGCTACCGGGCAGTCATCAACGCCTTCCAGAGCGGCCTGGAGCAGGCCAAGGACAACGGCCACGACCTCTCCAAGATCCACTCGGTCGCGTCGTTCTTCGTTTCGCGCGTGGACACCGAAATCGACAAGCGCCTGGACGCCATCGGCACTGAGGAAGCCAAGGCCCTCAAGGGCAAGGCCGGCGTTGCCAACGCCCGCCTGGCCTACCAGGTGTACGAGGAGCTCTTCTCCACCGAACGCTGGGCAGTCCTGGCAGAGGCCGGCGCCCTGCCGCAGCGCCCGCTGTGGGCCTCCACCGGCGTGAAGGACCCGGCCTACCCGGACACCCTCTACGTCACCGAGCTCGTTGCCCCCGGCGTCGTGAACACCATGCCGGAGAAGACCCTGGACGCCACGTTCGACCACGGCGTGGTCACGGGCGACACCGTCACCAACGGCTACGATGAAGCGAACGCCACCCTCAACGCCCTCGATGCCCTCGGCATCTCCTATAACGAGGTCGTCGCCCTGCTGGAATCCGAAGGCCTGGACAAGTTTGTTGCCAGCTGGAAGGAACTGCTGGCCGATGTTGAAGGTGCCCTCGCCACTGCACGGAAGGCTTCCTAG
- the tkt gene encoding transketolase, producing MKEQELTWTDLDQRAVDTVRVLAADAVEKVGNGHPGTAMSLAPAAYLLFQKLMRHDPQNPDWIGRDRFVLSPGHTSLTLYIQLFLSGYGLELKDLEALRTWGSLTPGHPEYKHTAGVEITTGPLGQGLASSVGFAYSQRRQRGLFDADAPAGESPFDHTIWVIASDGDLQEGVTSEASSLAGHQELGNLVVIYDENHISIEDDTDIAFTEDVLKRYEAYGWHTQRVDWTKTGEYKEDVQELYSALLAAKAETSKPSIISLRTIIGYPAPKKQNTGKIHGSALGSEEVAALKNVLGFDPEKSFEVDEEVLAHARAVVDRGAHARKEWEESFAAWQSANPEAAALLERVEARQLPAELDGALPVFPAGKDVSTRAASGKVLNAIGPVMPELWGGSADLAESNNTTIEGSPSFVPAGKQTNAWSGNPYGRVLHFGIREHAAASIVNGISLHGKTRAFSGTFLIFSDYQRPAIRLGALMGVPSLYVWTHDSIGLGEDGPTHQPVEQLASLRAIPGLDVVRPGDANEVAAAWKTMLENHENPAGIVLTRQNIPTYERGEGAAEGDTFGSTAGVAKGGYVLAEASKDGQTVDAQVILIATGSEVQLAVQAREALQAEGIAARVVSMPCVEWFNKQDAAYREAVLPAAVKARVSVEAGLSQGWREFVGDAGRSVSLEHYGASADYKRLFQEFGITAEAVAAAAKDSLAGLQS from the coding sequence TTGAAAGAGCAAGAACTGACTTGGACCGACCTCGACCAGCGCGCCGTTGACACTGTGCGTGTCCTGGCCGCCGACGCCGTGGAGAAGGTAGGCAACGGCCACCCCGGCACCGCGATGAGCCTGGCTCCGGCCGCTTACCTGCTGTTCCAGAAGCTGATGCGGCACGACCCGCAGAACCCGGACTGGATCGGCCGCGACCGCTTCGTCCTCTCCCCCGGCCACACGTCCCTGACGCTATACATCCAGCTGTTCCTCTCCGGCTACGGCCTGGAACTGAAGGACCTCGAGGCGCTGCGCACATGGGGGTCCCTGACCCCGGGCCACCCCGAATACAAGCACACCGCCGGCGTGGAAATCACCACCGGCCCGCTGGGCCAGGGCCTGGCCTCCTCCGTGGGCTTTGCCTACTCCCAGCGCCGCCAGCGCGGCCTGTTCGACGCCGATGCTCCCGCCGGCGAGAGCCCGTTCGACCACACCATCTGGGTCATCGCTTCCGACGGTGACCTCCAGGAAGGCGTGACCTCTGAGGCTTCCTCCCTCGCCGGCCACCAGGAGCTCGGCAACCTCGTGGTCATCTACGACGAGAACCACATCTCCATCGAAGACGACACCGACATCGCCTTCACCGAGGACGTCCTCAAGCGCTACGAAGCCTACGGCTGGCACACCCAGCGCGTGGACTGGACCAAGACCGGCGAATACAAGGAAGACGTCCAGGAGCTCTACTCCGCGCTGCTGGCCGCCAAGGCCGAGACCTCCAAGCCGTCCATCATCTCGCTGCGCACCATCATCGGCTACCCGGCCCCGAAGAAGCAGAACACCGGCAAGATCCACGGCTCGGCCCTGGGTTCGGAAGAAGTGGCAGCACTGAAGAACGTCCTCGGCTTTGACCCCGAGAAGTCCTTCGAAGTTGACGAGGAAGTACTGGCCCACGCCCGCGCCGTCGTCGACCGCGGTGCCCACGCCCGCAAGGAATGGGAAGAGTCCTTCGCCGCCTGGCAGTCCGCCAACCCCGAGGCCGCTGCCCTGCTGGAGCGCGTCGAGGCCCGCCAGCTCCCCGCAGAGCTCGACGGCGCACTCCCGGTCTTCCCGGCCGGCAAGGACGTGTCCACCCGCGCCGCCTCCGGTAAGGTCCTGAACGCCATCGGCCCGGTCATGCCGGAACTCTGGGGCGGCTCGGCCGACCTCGCAGAGTCCAACAACACCACGATCGAAGGCTCACCGTCGTTCGTTCCCGCCGGCAAGCAGACCAACGCCTGGTCCGGCAACCCGTACGGCCGCGTCCTGCACTTCGGTATCCGCGAGCACGCCGCCGCGTCGATCGTGAACGGTATCAGCCTGCACGGCAAGACCCGCGCGTTCTCCGGTACGTTCCTGATCTTTAGCGACTACCAGCGTCCCGCCATCCGCCTCGGCGCCCTGATGGGCGTGCCGTCCCTGTATGTCTGGACGCACGACTCCATCGGCCTGGGTGAAGACGGACCGACGCACCAGCCGGTGGAGCAGCTCGCTTCGCTGCGCGCCATCCCGGGTCTCGACGTCGTCCGTCCGGGCGACGCCAACGAGGTTGCGGCAGCCTGGAAGACCATGCTGGAGAACCACGAGAACCCGGCCGGCATCGTCCTGACCCGCCAGAACATCCCCACCTACGAGCGTGGCGAAGGCGCAGCTGAGGGCGACACCTTCGGTTCGACAGCAGGCGTCGCCAAGGGCGGCTACGTGCTGGCCGAGGCATCCAAGGACGGCCAGACCGTGGATGCGCAGGTCATCCTGATCGCCACCGGCTCGGAAGTCCAGCTGGCCGTCCAGGCCCGCGAAGCCCTGCAGGCCGAAGGCATCGCCGCCCGCGTGGTGTCCATGCCGTGTGTCGAGTGGTTCAACAAGCAGGACGCCGCCTACCGCGAGGCTGTCCTGCCCGCTGCGGTCAAGGCCCGCGTTTCCGTTGAAGCCGGCCTGTCCCAGGGCTGGCGCGAGTTCGTCGGCGACGCCGGCCGCTCCGTCAGCCTCGAGCACTACGGCGCATCCGCCGACTACAAGCGTCTGTTCCAGGAATTCGGCATCACGGCAGAAGCAGTTGCCGCCGCCGCCAAGGATTCCCTCGCCGGACTCCAGTCCTGA
- a CDS encoding heme o synthase — MSTTDTPLTSSRVHGRAGLARKAKAYLALTKPRVIELLLVSTLPTMIYAQRGFPSLGLIMATLVGGAFAAGSAGAFNCYIDRDIDKLMHRTEKRPLVTGEVTPREALIFAWLLGAAAIAILWFGANPLSAWLGLGAIVFYVVIYTMILKRRTAQNIVWGGAAGCFPVLIAWSAVTNTVEWPAIVLFMVIFLWTPPHYWPLSMRYGEDYRNANVPMLGAIAGAKVVSVQVVLYAWAMVACSLLMIPAGNAGWVYTAIAVLAGAWFLYESHALYNRAQGGDLSDKGAMKVFHGSISYLTLLFIALAVDPFVGSPIMG; from the coding sequence GTGAGCACAACAGATACGCCGCTGACCTCTTCCCGGGTCCACGGAAGAGCCGGACTAGCCCGCAAGGCCAAGGCGTACCTTGCACTCACCAAGCCCAGGGTCATTGAACTCCTGCTGGTCAGCACCCTGCCCACCATGATTTACGCGCAGCGCGGCTTCCCGTCCCTCGGCCTCATCATGGCCACCCTCGTGGGCGGCGCGTTCGCTGCCGGCAGCGCCGGTGCCTTCAACTGCTACATCGACCGCGACATCGACAAGCTGATGCACCGCACCGAGAAGCGCCCCCTGGTTACCGGCGAGGTCACGCCGCGCGAGGCCCTGATCTTTGCCTGGCTGCTGGGCGCCGCCGCCATCGCCATCCTCTGGTTCGGCGCGAACCCGCTCTCCGCCTGGCTCGGACTCGGCGCCATCGTCTTCTACGTGGTCATCTACACCATGATCCTCAAGCGCCGCACGGCACAGAACATCGTCTGGGGCGGTGCCGCGGGCTGTTTCCCGGTGCTGATCGCCTGGTCCGCCGTGACCAACACGGTCGAGTGGCCGGCCATCGTGCTGTTCATGGTGATCTTCCTCTGGACCCCGCCGCACTACTGGCCGCTGTCGATGCGCTACGGCGAGGACTACCGCAACGCCAACGTGCCGATGCTCGGTGCCATCGCCGGTGCAAAGGTCGTGTCCGTCCAGGTGGTCCTGTACGCCTGGGCTATGGTGGCCTGCTCGCTGCTCATGATCCCGGCTGGCAATGCGGGCTGGGTCTACACCGCCATCGCCGTCCTGGCCGGTGCCTGGTTCCTGTACGAGTCCCATGCCCTCTACAACCGGGCGCAGGGTGGGGACCTCTCGGACAAGGGCGCCATGAAGGTCTTCCACGGCTCCATCAGCTACCTGACGCTCCTCTTCATCGCGCTGGCCGTCGACCCGTTCGTCGGCTCGCCGATCATGGGCTAA
- a CDS encoding COX15/CtaA family protein: MSTASRLPQFVGRLASKLPVTVDSTVRRLAVLSLIGQTVLVVTGGAVRLTASGLGCPTWPRCTNNSLVNTPEMGIHGFIEFGNRLLTFALAAVAALMLVYLWNLRKERKDLFLLALGLLASIPAQAIIGGITVLTQLNPWVVGLHFLVSMALVVFATLLVNRAYGRTGGFRTRPLASLPGVLRPVMTAVALFSAIAVMLGVVVTGAGPHAGDANAPRNNLDWDLFSHIHAVPAYLVTAGTLLAVYFVFRRGISGIFRTAVLMLLGVTVLQAVIGFTQYYNGIPALLVGAHMLGAALLMAVATNAADIARSSPVG, translated from the coding sequence GTGAGCACGGCTTCGCGCCTCCCCCAGTTCGTCGGCCGCCTGGCATCCAAGCTGCCCGTCACCGTCGATTCGACCGTCCGCCGCCTGGCCGTGCTGTCCCTGATCGGACAGACGGTCCTGGTGGTCACCGGCGGCGCCGTCCGGCTGACCGCCTCGGGCCTGGGCTGCCCCACCTGGCCCAGGTGCACGAACAATTCCCTGGTGAATACCCCCGAGATGGGCATCCACGGCTTCATCGAGTTCGGCAACCGCCTCCTGACGTTCGCCCTGGCCGCTGTCGCAGCGCTCATGCTGGTCTACCTGTGGAACCTGCGCAAGGAGCGCAAGGACCTGTTCCTGCTGGCCCTGGGCCTGCTGGCGAGCATCCCGGCGCAGGCCATCATTGGCGGGATCACCGTGCTCACCCAGCTGAACCCGTGGGTGGTGGGCCTGCACTTCCTGGTGTCCATGGCGCTGGTGGTTTTCGCCACGCTGCTGGTCAACCGGGCCTACGGAAGGACCGGCGGATTCCGGACCCGTCCGCTCGCTTCACTGCCGGGGGTCCTGCGGCCGGTGATGACCGCCGTCGCGCTCTTCTCCGCGATCGCCGTCATGCTGGGCGTTGTGGTTACCGGCGCCGGACCGCACGCGGGTGACGCCAATGCGCCCCGCAACAACCTGGACTGGGACCTGTTCTCGCACATCCATGCCGTGCCCGCCTACCTGGTCACGGCCGGTACGCTGCTCGCCGTGTACTTTGTATTCCGCCGCGGCATTTCCGGTATCTTCCGGACGGCCGTGCTGATGCTGCTCGGCGTCACCGTGCTCCAGGCCGTCATTGGCTTCACGCAGTACTACAACGGCATCCCGGCGCTGCTCGTGGGAGCCCACATGCTGGGCGCGGCCCTGCTGATGGCCGTGGCAACCAACGCCGCCGACATCGCCCGCTCCAGCCCCGTCGGGTAG
- a CDS encoding ABC transporter permease, whose product MTTATGSAPAPLLRRILLQGKYEAATMLRNGEQLILAVVLPLLALIGLTVTPLLDGIGDSRVNVAVPGILALCAMSTAFTGQGIATGFDRRYGVLRFLSTTPLGRVGLIAGKILAVLAVLVIQVVIVGAVAFPLGWQPNPLGVLPGLCLLVLGAAAFTALGLLVAGTVRPEATLAITNLLWILLGALGGIVIPMQRLPELAQDTVHLLPSGALGEGLRDALLHGAVNGNAVLVLLMWTVLAGAAAIRWFKWN is encoded by the coding sequence ATGACGACAGCCACGGGCAGCGCGCCTGCTCCCCTGCTCCGCCGGATCCTGCTGCAGGGCAAATACGAGGCCGCCACCATGCTCCGGAACGGCGAGCAGCTGATCCTGGCCGTAGTCCTGCCGCTCCTTGCCCTGATCGGACTGACGGTCACCCCGCTGCTCGACGGCATCGGGGATAGCCGGGTCAATGTTGCCGTCCCCGGCATCCTCGCGCTCTGTGCCATGTCCACGGCGTTCACCGGTCAGGGCATCGCCACCGGCTTCGACCGCCGGTATGGCGTGCTGCGGTTCCTGTCCACCACGCCGCTGGGACGGGTCGGCCTCATCGCCGGGAAGATCCTGGCGGTCCTGGCCGTCCTGGTGATCCAGGTGGTCATCGTGGGCGCCGTCGCTTTTCCCCTCGGCTGGCAGCCGAATCCGCTGGGCGTGCTGCCCGGCCTGTGCCTGCTTGTCCTCGGGGCTGCCGCATTCACCGCCCTGGGCCTGCTGGTGGCCGGCACTGTCCGGCCCGAGGCCACGCTGGCCATCACGAACCTGCTGTGGATCCTCCTCGGCGCCCTGGGCGGCATCGTGATCCCCATGCAGCGGCTGCCGGAACTCGCCCAGGACACCGTCCACCTGCTGCCCTCCGGGGCCCTTGGCGAAGGCCTGCGCGACGCGCTCCTGCATGGCGCCGTGAACGGTAACGCTGTCCTTGTCCTGCTGATGTGGACGGTTCTCGCCGGCGCAGCAGCCATCCGCTGGTTCAAATGGAATTGA